The Calditerrivibrio nitroreducens DSM 19672 genome window below encodes:
- a CDS encoding ATP-binding protein → MKFYNRENELKVLSESERLSHKHSCMTFIVGRRRVGKTRLIKEAYKDKNLLYLFVSKKSESLLCDEYTRLISEKLGKKVIGKLSNFKEVFEYILSLGESEQINVAIDEFQEIYNINPSIFSDIQNLWDTYKYKSKINIIFSGSIYSLMSKIFENSKEPLYGRADKKIVLGGFDVQTLKSIYRDFSKEFNPFDFIAFYAITGGIPKYVELLCNETTLKFDSMLDYIFSEGSFFLSEGKDILVDEFGKDYHIYFSILSLISESKTSRSEMESILGKSIGGYLEKLEKDFQIIKRRLPVFSKPNTKNIKYYVNDNFLRFWFAFIYKNITALEIKNYEYVKDYVKKNFSVFLGQILEKYFKEKLAISGKYSYIGSYWDRKSENEIDIVALNELEKKALIAEVKINEEKINTNLLKKKSEILFNYLKGYEIEYRNFSMDEV, encoded by the coding sequence GTGAAATTTTACAATAGAGAAAATGAGTTGAAAGTTTTATCAGAATCTGAGAGGCTTTCTCATAAACATTCTTGTATGACATTTATAGTCGGTAGAAGAAGAGTGGGTAAAACAAGACTAATAAAGGAAGCTTACAAAGATAAAAATCTACTCTATCTGTTTGTTTCAAAAAAAAGTGAAAGTCTGCTTTGTGATGAATATACAAGGCTGATAAGTGAAAAATTAGGGAAAAAAGTAATAGGAAAATTGAGCAATTTTAAAGAGGTATTTGAGTATATATTGTCTTTAGGAGAAAGTGAGCAAATCAATGTAGCGATTGATGAGTTTCAAGAAATTTATAACATCAATCCATCAATATTTTCGGATATTCAAAATCTCTGGGACACATATAAGTATAAAAGTAAAATAAATATAATTTTTTCAGGATCTATCTATTCTTTGATGTCAAAAATATTTGAAAATTCGAAAGAACCTCTTTACGGCAGGGCGGATAAAAAGATTGTTTTAGGTGGTTTTGATGTACAGACACTGAAAAGTATCTATAGAGATTTCTCTAAGGAATTTAACCCTTTTGATTTTATTGCCTTTTATGCTATTACAGGTGGAATTCCCAAATATGTAGAACTATTATGTAATGAGACCACTCTTAAATTTGACAGCATGCTGGATTACATCTTTTCAGAAGGATCTTTTTTCTTAAGTGAAGGTAAAGATATTTTGGTGGACGAATTTGGCAAAGACTATCACATATATTTTTCTATTCTAAGTTTAATATCAGAGTCTAAAACATCCAGAAGTGAGATGGAGAGTATATTGGGAAAGAGCATTGGCGGATACTTGGAAAAACTTGAAAAAGATTTCCAGATAATAAAAAGAAGACTCCCTGTTTTTTCCAAACCCAATACTAAAAATATAAAATACTATGTAAACGACAACTTTCTCAGATTTTGGTTTGCATTTATCTATAAAAATATTACTGCTTTGGAAATTAAAAACTATGAATATGTCAAAGATTATGTGAAGAAGAATTTTTCTGTTTTTCTCGGACAAATTTTGGAGAAATACTTTAAAGAAAAATTGGCGATCTCTGGCAAATATTCATATATAGGCTCTTATTGGGACAGAAAGTCTGAGAATGAGATAGATATCGTGGCATTAAACGAGCTGGAAAAGAAGGCATTAATCGCTGAAGTAAAAATCAATGAAGAAAAGATAAACACTAATTTATTGAAGAAAAAATCAGAAATACTGTTTAATTATTTGAAAGGGTACGAAATAGAATATAGAAATTTTAGTATGGATGAGGTATGA
- a CDS encoding endonuclease V, with the protein MYEDLRKIQNDLSKKVSLSELKSEVNIVAGIDISVDRYTSIGYCAIILIDRDLKTLEEASFVDEIKIPYVPGFLSFRELPIIEKCFTTLKSKPDLVFIDGQGIAHPRGFGIASHFGITFNIPTIGCAKSLLVGNYKEPENLKGSFSPIIYQSKIVGAALRTKSDTKPIFVSPGHMITIDQSIKLTLSFIDKYRIPEPTRRADILSKKLRRFHQA; encoded by the coding sequence ATGTATGAAGATTTAAGAAAGATCCAAAATGATCTATCTAAAAAGGTATCACTATCAGAATTAAAATCGGAAGTAAATATAGTAGCCGGCATCGATATATCTGTGGATAGATATACCAGTATAGGTTATTGTGCAATTATACTTATAGATAGAGATCTTAAAACCCTCGAAGAAGCTTCATTTGTGGATGAAATAAAGATACCATATGTTCCGGGATTTTTAAGCTTTAGAGAGCTTCCAATTATAGAAAAATGTTTTACCACATTAAAGTCAAAGCCAGATTTAGTTTTCATCGATGGTCAGGGGATAGCCCATCCACGGGGTTTTGGAATAGCCTCACATTTTGGTATCACGTTTAACATACCAACTATTGGATGTGCCAAAAGCCTGCTGGTGGGCAACTACAAAGAGCCAGAAAACCTAAAAGGATCTTTTTCACCTATCATCTATCAGTCTAAAATAGTGGGAGCAGCATTAAGGACAAAATCAGACACCAAACCTATCTTCGTATCCCCCGGCCACATGATTACAATTGACCAGTCTATTAAGCTTACCCTAAGCTTCATAGATAAATACCGCATCCCCGAACCCACCCGCCGCGCTGATATTCTATCGAAGAAATTAAGGAGATTCCACCAGGCATAG
- a CDS encoding glycosyltransferase family 2 protein, translating into MKTNNKVSIILPCYNCASTLPFTLESIKTQTYKNFELVIINDGSTDDSIHIITNFIKSVSFSVKLITRDNKGFLYSLEEGIDASQGDFIARIDGDDFWFPNHLESHMKAFEEDESLVLVGSEAYIIDQNGNYIGEYAVPHSYFDIIKFMHNDNPFIHSSVIFKRSAYKKTKGYMIGNDEKSKHIADYYLWFELSKQGKCINLDIITLCYRYNQNSMSRTIKKYNNYLARLSVMKEVNNFYKKYPLYSLYCQIKVLLRLIQTCLSIVWEKKPKMLV; encoded by the coding sequence ATGAAAACTAATAATAAAGTTAGTATTATTCTACCTTGCTATAATTGTGCATCAACTCTACCATTCACATTAGAGTCTATAAAAACACAGACATACAAAAATTTTGAACTTGTAATAATTAATGATGGTTCTACAGATGATTCTATCCATATTATAACTAATTTTATTAAATCAGTTTCTTTTAGTGTTAAATTAATAACACGCGATAATAAAGGTTTTTTGTATTCCCTTGAAGAAGGGATTGATGCATCTCAAGGCGATTTTATTGCACGTATTGATGGTGATGATTTTTGGTTTCCTAATCATTTAGAGAGTCATATGAAAGCATTTGAAGAAGATGAATCATTAGTTTTGGTTGGATCTGAAGCTTATATAATAGATCAGAATGGAAATTATATTGGAGAATATGCAGTACCTCATTCTTATTTTGATATAATTAAATTTATGCATAATGACAATCCATTTATTCATTCAAGTGTTATTTTTAAGAGAAGTGCATATAAAAAAACAAAAGGATACATGATAGGTAATGATGAAAAAAGTAAGCATATAGCTGATTATTATTTATGGTTTGAACTATCGAAACAAGGTAAGTGTATAAATTTAGACATAATTACACTGTGTTACAGGTATAATCAAAATAGCATGTCAAGAACGATAAAAAAATATAATAATTACTTGGCAAGACTATCTGTTATGAAAGAAGTCAATAATTTTTATAAAAAATATCCTTTATATAGTTTATATTGTCAAATCAAAGTACTGTTGAGGCTAATACAAACATGCTTATCTATCGTTTGGGAAAAGAAACCCAAAATGTTAGTTTAA
- a CDS encoding Wzz/FepE/Etk N-terminal domain-containing protein, with translation MRGEKEEQSVAVQYVQYVPMQTYQEDEIDLKDLIKTILKRKYFILIFTLVITFLAATYAFLQTAIYEINANLQVGYISNSNSNSNSNSNSKIYLIEPSAMKEYIKGNFDNSKNENKGYPQVDADIIKQTNDLMNIKIRAFSNNEALAYLNKILDSINKEEDKKISFYKEGIKSQIKILETQIIEMDQQVNTLQNQLKTTKDPLIFQTLLSNIKDYKNKTLEYKLKITELNSHLSPLRIVKTDTIGKVLTYKNPTKPNKRLIITIAFITGIFLSIFLIFFMDFVKSFKEE, from the coding sequence TTGAGAGGAGAAAAAGAAGAACAGTCTGTAGCCGTGCAATACGTTCAGTATGTGCCGATGCAAACATACCAGGAAGATGAAATCGATCTAAAAGATCTTATAAAAACTATATTGAAACGAAAATATTTTATACTCATATTCACCCTGGTCATAACTTTTTTGGCAGCTACATATGCTTTCTTACAAACAGCTATTTACGAGATAAATGCTAATTTACAGGTGGGATATATCAGTAATAGTAATAGTAATAGTAATAGTAATAGTAATAGCAAAATATATCTAATAGAACCAAGTGCAATGAAAGAATATATAAAGGGGAATTTTGATAATTCTAAAAATGAAAATAAGGGATATCCTCAGGTGGATGCCGATATAATAAAGCAGACGAATGATCTTATGAATATCAAGATAAGAGCCTTTTCTAATAATGAAGCGTTAGCTTATCTAAACAAAATACTCGATTCTATAAATAAAGAAGAGGATAAAAAAATAAGCTTTTACAAAGAAGGTATTAAATCTCAAATAAAAATATTAGAAACTCAAATTATAGAAATGGATCAACAGGTAAATACTCTCCAAAATCAGCTCAAAACCACAAAAGATCCATTAATCTTTCAAACGTTACTATCAAATATAAAAGACTATAAAAACAAGACTTTAGAATACAAATTAAAAATCACAGAATTAAACTCCCATCTGTCCCCACTTAGGATTGTTAAAACAGATACCATCGGAAAAGTATTGACTTACAAAAATCCTACAAAGCCAAACAAAAGACTAATAATTACCATAGCCTTTATTACAGGCATTTTTCTATCAATATTTCTAATATTTTTTATGGATTTTGTTAAAAGTTTTAAAGAAGAATAA
- a CDS encoding glycosyl transferase, which yields MKKVGILYIATGEYWKFWNDFFESSQKHFLQDCELYYFLFTDNTGLLNLSSEKIYSNYLEHQKWPYPTLLRYHVFYNHREIFRNMDYLIFCNANLVFLKNIRLEELFLDKPMFATLHPGYFRKSYRFFPYEKNVKSTAYLKRTANSVYVCGGFNGGLTEYFLKMSEILKINIDQDLKNGIIAKWHDESHFNKYVALNRCDFNILFSSYCYPENMRLNIEKIILVRDKDKVFKIIHKGKWYYFRYNIMKWIRNIKNTILDLVKC from the coding sequence ATGAAAAAAGTCGGTATTTTATATATTGCTACTGGTGAATATTGGAAATTTTGGAACGATTTTTTTGAAAGTAGCCAAAAACATTTTTTGCAGGATTGTGAACTTTATTACTTTCTTTTTACTGATAACACCGGTCTTTTAAATTTGTCTTCTGAAAAGATCTATTCAAATTATTTAGAGCATCAAAAATGGCCTTATCCCACATTGTTGAGATACCATGTTTTTTATAATCATAGAGAGATTTTTCGAAATATGGATTATCTTATTTTTTGTAATGCAAATTTAGTTTTTCTAAAAAATATTCGGCTGGAAGAGCTCTTTTTAGATAAACCTATGTTTGCAACTTTACATCCTGGATATTTCAGAAAATCATATAGATTTTTCCCATATGAAAAAAATGTAAAATCTACTGCATATCTAAAAAGAACAGCTAATTCAGTTTACGTGTGTGGAGGGTTTAATGGGGGGTTAACTGAATATTTTCTAAAAATGTCAGAAATTTTAAAAATTAATATAGATCAAGATTTAAAAAATGGTATAATAGCTAAATGGCACGATGAAAGTCATTTTAATAAATATGTTGCATTAAATCGTTGTGATTTTAATATTTTATTTTCTAGTTATTGTTATCCTGAGAATATGCGTTTGAATATAGAAAAAATTATATTAGTTAGAGATAAAGATAAAGTGTTCAAAATTATACATAAAGGTAAGTGGTATTACTTCAGGTATAATATTATGAAATGGATTCGAAATATTAAAAATACAATTTTAGACTTGGTCAAATGTTAG
- a CDS encoding IS5 family transposase: MAARTKIDERRAKPKYCYREKNWAEYDRALVNRGNLTIGFDEASIAANWTPPRPVGPGKPGLYSDVAIQTCLTLKTLFGLPYRATEGLLKSLMRWCGLNLPVPDHTHMSRRAATLEVKIPRRPRTGATHVVIDSTGLKIFSEGEWKVRQNGFGKRRSWRFIAENMMYRLKQLGDRLFSRTFARQVTEAHVRVAFLDRFTYLGMPQSVRAGQIVSAA, translated from the coding sequence ATGGCTGCAAGAACCAAGATAGACGAGAGACGGGCGAAGCCGAAATACTGCTACCGGGAGAAGAACTGGGCGGAATACGACCGGGCGTTGGTCAATCGCGGCAACCTGACGATTGGGTTTGACGAGGCAAGCATAGCCGCGAACTGGACCCCGCCGCGCCCGGTTGGTCCAGGCAAACCTGGGCTTTACTCGGACGTGGCGATACAGACCTGCCTGACGCTCAAGACGCTGTTTGGCCTGCCCTACCGTGCCACCGAAGGTCTGCTCAAATCGCTGATGCGCTGGTGTGGGCTTAACCTGCCGGTGCCGGATCACACCCACATGTCGCGACGGGCAGCCACGCTGGAAGTGAAGATACCCCGTCGTCCGAGAACCGGCGCCACGCATGTCGTGATCGACTCCACCGGGTTGAAGATATTCAGTGAGGGCGAATGGAAAGTGCGCCAGAACGGCTTTGGCAAGCGCCGCTCCTGGCGCTTTATTGCCGAGAACATGATGTATCGGCTCAAGCAACTGGGCGACCGGCTGTTCTCGCGAACCTTCGCACGACAGGTGACCGAGGCCCATGTCCGGGTTGCCTTTCTCGATCGCTTCACCTATCTCGGCATGCCGCAATCGGTCCGCGCTGGGCAAATTGTGTCTGCTGCATGA
- a CDS encoding ATP-binding protein — protein MKKRKIFEILEKQITNSKATILIGPRQVGKTTLMKQLYEKYKFDYPSLFLDLDIYSNYEKVSTYENCINTLKLNGYKENSGVRFILFLDEFQRYSNIGTIIKNIVDNHPDIKIFASGSSSLEIRNKIQESLAGRKRVFYIYQLNFKEYLHFIGRDDLIVKIDNLSEVKSDSLTELIPDLYYELNNFLIYGGYPEVVLSKVSEKKDVLSSIFDLYVKKDLVDFFNFDRVKNVKTMIDFLAVNNGQQISYNRLSQMCGLDDKTVKNYLEILKETFLIKINLPWYTNKNNELVKMPKVYFIDNGVRNFFVNNFNSPEIREDISYLFEAYVISELIKLGYSNNQIKFWRTKNKNEIDIILEVEGKVVPVEVKYKKKLKKSDFSSLKNFLEDYSYYSPAYLVNLSSNKSEINDIRLISPFELETFER, from the coding sequence GTGAAGAAAAGAAAAATTTTCGAAATTTTAGAAAAACAGATAACAAATAGCAAAGCTACTATTCTCATTGGACCAAGGCAGGTTGGAAAAACTACATTAATGAAACAATTATATGAAAAATATAAATTTGATTATCCATCATTATTTCTGGATCTTGATATTTATTCAAACTATGAAAAAGTAAGCACTTATGAAAATTGTATTAATACATTAAAGCTAAATGGTTATAAGGAAAATAGTGGAGTAAGATTTATATTATTTCTTGATGAATTTCAAAGGTACAGTAATATCGGTACAATAATAAAAAATATTGTAGATAATCATCCTGATATAAAGATTTTTGCTTCTGGCTCTTCCAGTCTTGAAATCCGAAATAAGATACAGGAAAGTTTAGCTGGGAGAAAGAGAGTTTTTTATATTTATCAATTGAATTTTAAAGAGTATTTACATTTTATTGGCAGAGATGATCTGATAGTAAAAATTGATAATTTATCTGAAGTAAAATCAGATTCACTCACAGAGTTAATTCCAGATCTTTATTATGAACTAAATAATTTTCTGATATACGGTGGATATCCAGAAGTTGTTCTCAGTAAAGTTAGTGAAAAAAAAGATGTTTTATCATCTATTTTTGATTTATATGTAAAAAAAGATTTAGTGGATTTTTTTAATTTTGATAGAGTGAAAAATGTAAAAACAATGATAGATTTTCTTGCAGTTAATAATGGTCAACAAATAAGCTATAATCGTTTATCCCAAATGTGTGGGCTGGATGATAAAACTGTTAAAAATTATTTGGAGATCTTAAAAGAAACCTTTTTAATAAAAATCAATTTGCCATGGTATACTAATAAAAATAATGAATTAGTTAAAATGCCAAAAGTCTATTTTATAGATAATGGAGTTAGAAATTTTTTTGTAAATAATTTTAATTCCCCTGAAATCAGGGAGGATATATCCTATCTGTTTGAAGCGTATGTTATATCTGAGCTTATAAAATTGGGATATTCTAACAATCAAATAAAATTCTGGAGGACAAAAAATAAAAATGAAATAGATATTATTCTGGAAGTTGAAGGTAAGGTGGTGCCGGTTGAAGTAAAGTACAAGAAAAAATTAAAAAAATCAGATTTTTCATCACTGAAGAATTTTTTGGAAGATTATTCATATTATAGCCCTGCCTACTTAGTAAATCTCAGCAGTAATAAATCAGAAATAAACGATATCAGATTAATTTCACCATTTGAATTAGAAACGTTTGAACGTTAG
- a CDS encoding glycosyltransferase family 4 protein — translation MVKFLLSFIVSFIVNLLIIKLSSRIDRLVTDHLHDGPQKFHDRPTPRIGGVGVFIAFSLAAFYAQVSENNNYLMLLISSLPVFLFGVLEDVLKKISPKVRLLAAALSALLVYLLLNVYLTRIGIPYLDNIFEIKLIALCFTIFCIAGVANAINIIDGYNGLASVVSMIIFFAIAYVGFKVNDQFVYTVSFIMIGGIAGFFIWNYPFGKIFLGDGGAYFIGFTIAVLSVMLVKNHPQISPWFPFLVVIYPVFETIFSFYRKKVLKGKSPFKPDGLHFHMLIYKRVVPFVFDININEKLMRNSATSPFLWLICSLGAIPAVIFWDNTIVLVIFTIVFCIFYVWLYRGIVRFRVGRIIKMLKR, via the coding sequence ATGGTTAAATTTTTGTTGTCTTTTATTGTTAGTTTCATAGTAAATCTTTTGATAATAAAACTTTCAAGTAGAATCGATAGGCTTGTGACGGATCATCTGCACGATGGTCCGCAGAAGTTTCATGATAGGCCAACACCAAGGATTGGTGGAGTAGGTGTTTTTATTGCCTTTTCACTTGCGGCTTTTTATGCACAGGTTTCTGAAAATAATAATTACTTGATGCTTTTAATTTCTTCTTTACCGGTATTTCTTTTTGGAGTTTTGGAAGATGTATTGAAAAAAATATCACCTAAAGTTAGGTTGCTTGCGGCTGCTTTGTCAGCTTTGTTGGTCTATTTATTATTAAATGTTTATCTGACAAGGATAGGGATACCATATCTGGATAATATTTTTGAAATCAAACTTATTGCACTATGTTTTACCATATTTTGTATAGCAGGTGTTGCGAATGCTATTAACATTATCGATGGTTATAACGGACTTGCGTCAGTTGTATCAATGATAATTTTTTTTGCTATAGCTTATGTGGGGTTTAAAGTAAATGATCAGTTTGTATATACTGTATCATTTATAATGATAGGTGGTATTGCTGGTTTTTTTATCTGGAATTATCCTTTTGGTAAAATATTTTTGGGAGATGGCGGTGCCTATTTCATTGGTTTTACCATTGCAGTTTTATCTGTAATGCTTGTCAAAAATCACCCTCAGATATCACCCTGGTTTCCTTTTTTGGTGGTAATCTATCCAGTGTTTGAAACTATATTTTCTTTTTATCGGAAAAAGGTTCTAAAGGGTAAATCACCATTTAAGCCCGATGGTCTTCATTTCCATATGCTAATTTATAAAAGAGTTGTCCCTTTTGTTTTTGATATCAATATCAATGAAAAGCTCATGAGAAACTCAGCCACATCTCCTTTCCTATGGCTTATCTGCTCATTAGGAGCCATTCCTGCCGTAATATTCTGGGACAATACGATTGTTTTAGTCATCTTTACCATTGTTTTTTGTATATTCTATGTCTGGCTGTATAGGGGTATAGTGAGGTTTAGGGTGGGGCGGATAATAAAAATGTTGAAACGTTAA
- a CDS encoding methyltransferase domain-containing protein: MREFLDADVEFVVTDPWLQAPVAISPTRKAAYSCLNRPLNFIGDTAEFQPFIANAFDWVHMRSMLDHVQVVDLALLEARRVLKPGGRVLIGSYVEGGKSGKVSLVRRVKNSIRAGLEIIGIDRWKDHHIWHPTYKNLLKLITDNGFAIEDTYWQPKWQDTVCYVCARKPS, translated from the coding sequence GTGCGCGAGTTTCTAGACGCTGATGTGGAATTTGTGGTTACTGACCCTTGGCTACAAGCTCCGGTAGCCATCAGTCCTACCCGTAAAGCCGCGTATTCCTGCTTGAATCGCCCACTCAATTTTATTGGTGATACTGCAGAATTTCAGCCGTTTATTGCAAATGCGTTTGATTGGGTGCATATGCGTTCGATGTTGGATCATGTACAAGTGGTTGATTTGGCTCTTCTCGAAGCGCGCCGGGTTTTGAAGCCGGGAGGTCGAGTGTTGATTGGTTCGTATGTCGAAGGCGGTAAAAGCGGTAAGGTTTCTCTAGTGCGCCGGGTTAAGAACTCAATTAGAGCGGGACTGGAAATTATTGGTATTGATCGCTGGAAAGATCATCATATCTGGCATCCAACCTACAAAAATCTTTTGAAATTAATAACAGATAATGGCTTTGCAATTGAAGACACTTATTGGCAACCCAAATGGCAGGACACGGTTTGCTACGTCTGCGCCAGAAAGCCAAGTTGA
- a CDS encoding alpha-1,2-fucosyltransferase — MLVVRLAGGLGNQIFQLGASILLAYNKKIDSVYIDTSNIKCYETKREYELYKFFDYTRFPIKIIEKTFFLNKLRLPIHFPFQIPYYPFIGDKNFQFALNRASSKFFFLDGYFQESITQENFLDEINLLNQMFIPKFKEVFNECVVHIRGGDFIKLGWNVASSYDYYLKAIKIIITNYGITKFNVITDDRDYATSLLKDINCDYKFIGGDMYDDFYLIGSFKYRILSSSTFAIWASALGNNESSVVIAPELWRPYVKRKIFLPNELRIHK; from the coding sequence ATGTTAGTTGTTCGTCTTGCTGGAGGATTAGGAAATCAAATTTTTCAATTGGGGGCATCTATATTGCTTGCCTACAATAAAAAAATTGATTCTGTTTATATAGACACATCTAATATTAAATGCTACGAAACTAAAAGAGAGTATGAGTTATATAAATTTTTTGATTATACACGATTTCCAATTAAAATAATTGAAAAAACATTTTTCTTAAATAAGTTGAGATTACCAATACATTTTCCCTTCCAAATACCATATTATCCTTTTATTGGAGATAAGAATTTCCAATTTGCTCTAAATAGAGCTAGTTCTAAATTTTTTTTTCTTGATGGTTATTTTCAAGAATCAATTACTCAAGAAAACTTTCTTGATGAGATAAATCTCTTAAATCAAATGTTTATACCTAAATTTAAAGAGGTATTTAATGAATGTGTTGTGCATATACGAGGGGGTGATTTTATAAAGTTAGGTTGGAATGTTGCTTCTTCTTATGATTATTATCTAAAAGCTATAAAAATAATAATTACTAATTATGGTATCACTAAATTCAATGTAATTACTGATGACAGAGACTATGCAACTTCACTTTTAAAAGATATTAATTGTGATTATAAGTTCATAGGTGGTGATATGTATGATGATTTTTATTTAATAGGGTCTTTTAAGTATCGAATCCTTTCATCAAGTACTTTTGCTATATGGGCTAGTGCTTTAGGAAATAATGAAAGTAGTGTAGTTATTGCTCCTGAACTATGGAGACCATATGTCAAAAGAAAAATTTTTTTACCAAATGAATTAAGGATTCATAAATGA
- a CDS encoding sigma-70 family RNA polymerase sigma factor: MAKKRSAVIEDKVDELNESEDVNEEALDENLDAILEDLDISESPENLEIAISSLTDDSIKDFINKIDKFKPLTREEEYELGKRIQQGDQEALNKLILSNIKFVVSMANRYKNTGVSLSDLINQGNLGLVEAAKRFDPDKGVKFISYAVWWIRQAMIQLLAEQSGTVKLPIKQASLLYKINEAIETLSKKYHREPTSEEISEYLNIPKENIENILMVSKNYLSFESPIKDGEDRTFLDLMESRTIKVEDEVINHTLKDTLQSLIQELDEREAKILKMRYGLDGENPMTLEEVGNILNISRERVRQIESRALSKLRKKAVKKRLQDYLN, encoded by the coding sequence GTGGCAAAAAAAAGATCAGCGGTAATTGAAGATAAGGTAGATGAATTGAACGAATCTGAAGATGTCAATGAAGAAGCCTTAGATGAAAACTTAGATGCAATACTGGAAGATCTGGACATAAGTGAGTCCCCAGAAAATTTAGAAATAGCGATATCATCCCTCACCGATGATTCCATAAAAGATTTCATCAATAAAATAGATAAATTCAAACCCCTCACAAGGGAGGAGGAATATGAGCTTGGAAAAAGGATTCAGCAGGGGGATCAGGAAGCTCTAAACAAGCTGATACTTTCAAATATAAAATTCGTGGTTTCGATGGCCAATAGATACAAAAATACCGGAGTAAGCTTAAGTGATCTAATAAATCAGGGGAATCTGGGGCTGGTGGAAGCAGCCAAAAGATTTGATCCCGACAAAGGGGTAAAATTTATATCCTACGCAGTTTGGTGGATAAGACAGGCCATGATACAGCTTCTGGCGGAGCAATCCGGCACGGTAAAATTACCCATAAAGCAGGCAAGTCTCCTTTATAAAATAAATGAAGCTATAGAGACCCTATCAAAAAAGTATCACAGAGAGCCCACTTCCGAAGAGATATCAGAATACCTTAATATACCAAAGGAGAATATAGAAAATATCTTAATGGTATCAAAGAACTATCTCTCTTTTGAATCCCCCATCAAAGATGGCGAAGATAGGACATTTCTGGATCTTATGGAATCCAGAACAATAAAGGTGGAGGATGAAGTAATAAATCATACACTCAAGGATACCCTCCAATCCCTTATTCAAGAGCTGGACGAAAGGGAAGCAAAAATTTTAAAAATGAGATACGGATTGGACGGAGAAAATCCCATGACCCTTGAAGAGGTGGGTAATATACTAAACATAAGTAGAGAAAGGGTAAGACAGATAGAATCAAGGGCGCTGAGCAAGCTCAGGAAAAAGGCTGTAAAGAAAAGGCTTCAGGATTATTTAAATTAA
- a CDS encoding glycosyltransferase, producing MKAFSVLMSIYFREKSDYFNRAMQSIWDEQTVKPNEIVLVKDGQLGEELDNVIDIWKGKLHNILKIIPLRNNVGLGDALNIGLNYCSNEFVARMDTDDISLPNRFEKQLEVLENLNIDICSSWVSEFEDFEDNIKAIRMVPELHYNIVKYAKFRNPVNHPAVMMKKSSVLKAGGYKKMIFFEDYYLWVRMILSGAIFYNIQEVLVNMRGGKEQYRRRSGLKYAINEFYAQKEFLKLGFISRFEFIRNLIFRTSIRLMPHSLVGVAYRTLRKTKSNILRN from the coding sequence ATGAAAGCTTTCTCTGTATTGATGTCTATTTACTTTAGAGAAAAATCAGATTATTTTAATAGAGCTATGCAAAGTATTTGGGATGAACAAACGGTAAAACCTAATGAGATAGTCTTAGTAAAAGATGGACAGTTGGGTGAAGAATTAGATAATGTTATCGATATTTGGAAAGGTAAACTTCATAATATACTCAAAATAATACCTTTAAGAAATAATGTGGGACTTGGAGATGCACTTAATATAGGATTAAACTATTGTAGTAACGAATTTGTAGCTAGAATGGATACTGATGATATATCTTTGCCGAATCGATTTGAAAAACAATTAGAAGTTCTTGAAAACTTAAATATTGATATATGCAGTAGTTGGGTAAGTGAGTTTGAAGATTTTGAAGATAATATAAAAGCAATTAGAATGGTTCCTGAGTTACATTATAATATAGTTAAATATGCAAAATTTAGGAATCCAGTAAATCACCCGGCAGTTATGATGAAAAAATCTTCTGTACTAAAAGCTGGCGGGTACAAAAAAATGATTTTTTTCGAAGATTACTATTTATGGGTAAGAATGATTCTATCTGGAGCGATATTTTATAATATTCAAGAAGTATTAGTGAATATGAGAGGTGGAAAAGAACAATATAGAAGGAGAAGTGGTCTTAAATATGCTATCAATGAGTTTTATGCTCAAAAAGAATTTTTAAAATTAGGTTTTATTTCTCGATTTGAGTTTATCAGAAATTTGATTTTTCGAACAAGCATAAGATTGATGCCACACAGTTTAGTTGGGGTTGCTTATAGAACATTAAGAAAGACAAAGAGTAATATTTTAAGAAATTAA